The sequence CTCGATCAGGCCGAGACGACGGCCGGCGCCCCCGGTCCGGCACGGGAGGAGACGGGCCCGCCGTCGGGAAATGGCCAACACGAGGCCATCGACGGCAAGATCAGGCCCTCGTGACCTGACGTCTCCTCCCCGAGGCTAGGGTGCCGGCCCGATGGGCTCTTCTGTCGGGCCGGCCCGGGAGGCCGGGGGTGCTGATGCGCCGGCCTCCCGGGCCGGCGGTGCGCTCGGGGCGGTCGTCGTCGTCGGTGCCTCGCTGGCCGGCCTTCGGGCCGTCGAGACGCTCCGCCGGGCAGGCTACGACGGCCGTCTCCATCTGGTCGGCGCCGAGGAGCACCTCCCCTATGACCGCCCGCCCCTCTCCAAGCAGGTGCTGTCGGGTGCCTGGGAGCCGGACCGCATCTGGCTCGAGGACGAGAAAGCCTTCGCCGGCCTCGATGTCGAGACCCACCTCGGCAGGATGGCGATCGACCTCGACCTCGACGAGCGAGTCGTGCAGCTCCACGGCGAGACGCGTCTCGACTTCGATGGTCTCCTCGTCGCCACCGGTGCGACGCCTCGTCACCTGCCCGACATGGCCGACCTCGAGGGGGTCCACGTGCTGCGGACCCTCGAGGACTGCCTGAGCCTGCGGCGCGCCTTCGACAAGGGGGCTCGGGTCGTCGTTGTCGGCGCCGGCTTCATCGGCTCCGAGGTTGCAGCCACGGCGCGCTCGCGAGGCCTGGAAGTGACCCTCCTCGAAGCGCTGCCGGTTCCCCTGGCGAACGGGCTGGGCGAAGCGATGGGCACCGTGTGCGGCGAGCTGCACCGCGATCACGGGGTGGACCTGCGCTGCGATGCCGCCGTGGCCGGCTTCGACGGCGACGGACGGGTCGAGCGGGTGTGGCTGGCCGACGGGTCCGCCATCGATGCCGACGTGGTGGTGGTCGGAGTGGGCGTGACGCCCAACACGTCCTGGCTGGAGTCGTCAGGGCTGCGGATCAACGACGGCGTCGTGTGCGACGAGCGCTGTGCCACCGGCGCGCCGGGTGTCTACGCCGCTGGCGACGTGGCCCGGTGGCACAACCCGCTGTTCGGGGAGGAGATGCGCGTCGAGCACTGGACGAACGCGTCCGACCAGGGCGTGGTGGCGGCGCAGAACCTGCTCGCCGGGCCGGGAGGCGGGGATCCCTACGCCCCGGTGCCGTACTTCTGGTCGGACCAGTACGACACCAAGATCCAGCTGGTCGGCCATCCCCGGCCGGGCGACGAGGTCCGAGTGGTTCGGGGCTCGGTCGAGGAGCGTCGCTTCGTCGCGCTCTACGGACACCGAGGCCGGCTGAGCGCCGCGCTGGCTTTCAGCTCGCCCCGGCCCCTCATGGCGTACCGCCGACTGCTCAGCGAGGGCGCCTCGTGGGACGACGCCCTCGCCCACGCCGACTCGAGCGGATAGCTAGGCAGGGCTGGGGTCGTCGAGGCCCTGGGCAAGCGCGTTCCACGAGAGGGTGGCGCACTTGATCCGCACCGGGAACTTCACCACCCCTTGCAATGCGGCCAGGTCGCCCAGGGCGACCTGGGGCTCGGTGCCGTCGCCAAAGGCTGCGGCGCCGTTGCCGTCGCTGTCCTCGCCGTCCAGGCGCGCCTCGTGCACCGACATGAGGCCCTTGAAGGCCCTGATCACCGCCCGAGCCTCGTCGATCGAGCGGCCCTTGACGACGGTGGACATCATCGAGGCCGAGGACTGGCTGATCGAGCAGCCCTGCCCACTGACCTTCACGTCGGCGATCGTGCGCCCGTCGACGTCGAGGTAGACGACGATCTCGTCACCGCACAGCGGATTGAAGCCCTCCACCCGGCGGGCCGGCGGTGACGGCAGCTCACCCCGGTTCCTCGGGTTGCGGTAATGGTCGAGAATGATCTCGCGATACAGGTCTTCAAGTCCGGCCATGCAAGCTCCTAGAAGAACAGCGCCTCGGCCTGGGTCAGAGCCTCCACCAGGGCGTCGACATCTGACTCGTCGTTGTAAACGTACAACGAGGCGCGGGCCGTGCCGCTCACGCCCAGACGGCGCATGAGGGGCTTGGCGCAATGATGGCCAGCGCGAACGCAGACCCCGGCCTGATCGAGTACCTGGGACAGGTCGTGGGGGTGGACGTCCTTGTACGAGATCGACAGCAGGCCGCCCTGTCGGCGCGGGTCACGAGGCCCGTGGATGACGAGGGCGTCACCGTGGCGTCGGCTCAAGGCGTCGAGGGCATAGGCCGTCAGCTCGATCTCGTGGGCACGCACCGCTTCCATGCCGAGGGCCTGGAGGTAGTCGACGGCGGCACCCAGCCCGATGGCCTCGGCGATCGGCGGGGTGCCCGCCTCGAACTTCCAGGGCAGGGAGTTGGGCTCGAAGCCGTCGAGCCGCACGTCCCGGATCATGGAGCCGCCGCCCAGGAAGGGTGGAGTCGCCTCCAGCAGCTCCTCGCGACCCCAGAGCACACCGATCCCGGTGGGTCCGAGCATCTTGTGGCCGGTGAAGGCGAGGAAGTCACAGCCGAGCTCGGTCACGTCGGTCGGGACGTGGGGGACGTACTGGGACCCGTCGCCCACCACGATGGCGCCGTTGGCCCGCGCCACCTCGACGATGCGATCGAGTGGGTTTATCGTCCCCAGGACGTTGGACATCAGCGTCACCCCGACGAGCTTTACGCCGTCGGCCAGACGCTCGAGATCGTCGAGATCCAGCTGACCGTGGTCGTCCACCCCTAGGTAGCGCAGCTCGAGGCCGAGCTGCTCGGCCAGGATGAGCCAGGGCACGATGTTGGAATGGTGCTCCATCTCGGTGAGCAGGACGCGGTCACCGGCACGCAGATTGTGGCGTCCCCACGCCTGGGCGACGAGGTTCAGCGACTCGGTGGCGTTCTTCGTGAACACGACCTCACGGTCGGGCGCCGGTGCCCCGATGAACCGGCCCACCTTGGTCCGGGCCTCCGCGAACAGTCGGTCGGACTCCTCCGCGATCGAGTACAGGCCGCGGTGGACATTGGCGTAGGTCGACTCGTAGTAGGCATCCATCGTCGTCAGGACGGCACGCGGCTTCTGGGACGAGGAGGCCGAGTCGAGGTAGACGAGGCGAGGACCCTCGCGCGGGCGGTCGAGGACCGGGAAGTCGGCCCTGAGAAGCCCACCGTCGACAGATTCGACCCTGTCCATCTGCCCTAGGCGCGCCATGCCTCGTAGCCCTCCTCCTCGAGCCGGCTGGCCAGCTCAGGACCACCCGAGTCGACCAGGCGTCCGTCGATGAGAATGTGCACGCGGTCCGGCTGCAGCTCGGAAAGGATGCGCTGGTAGTGCGTGATCAGCAGCACCCCGAGCTCGGGGCGGGCGGCCCGCACCTCCTGCACGCCCCTGGCCACCACCCTGAGGGCGTCGATGTCGAGCCCGGAGTCGGTCTCGTCGAGGATGGCGACCTCCGGCTCCATGATCGCCATCTGGAGAACCTCGTTGCGCTTCTTCTCCCCGCCCGAGAACCCCTCGTTGAGGTAGCGGTCGCCGAAAGACGGGTCCATCCCGAGCTTCTTCATCCACTCCATGATCGACAGCCGCAGCTCGAGGACCGACATGTCCATGCCCCGGCGGGCCGAGAGCGCCTGGCGCAGGAACTGGGCCACGGGGACGCCCGGGATCTCCTCGGGGTACTGGAAGGCGAGAAACATCCCCGCCTTGCCGCGCACGTCGGCCGGCCACGCGGTGACATCCTCGCCCTTGAACACCACCCGGCCGGCGGTGACGCGGAGGTCGGGGCTTCCCAGCAGAGCGTTCGCCAGTGTCGACTTGCCCGATCCGTTGGGGCCCATCAGGGCGTGGATCTCACCGGGCCGGATGACCAGGTCCACGCCCTTGAGGATCTCGGTGCCGTCTGCGGC is a genomic window of Acidimicrobiales bacterium containing:
- a CDS encoding FAD-dependent oxidoreductase, with amino-acid sequence MGSSVGPAREAGGADAPASRAGGALGAVVVVGASLAGLRAVETLRRAGYDGRLHLVGAEEHLPYDRPPLSKQVLSGAWEPDRIWLEDEKAFAGLDVETHLGRMAIDLDLDERVVQLHGETRLDFDGLLVATGATPRHLPDMADLEGVHVLRTLEDCLSLRRAFDKGARVVVVGAGFIGSEVAATARSRGLEVTLLEALPVPLANGLGEAMGTVCGELHRDHGVDLRCDAAVAGFDGDGRVERVWLADGSAIDADVVVVGVGVTPNTSWLESSGLRINDGVVCDERCATGAPGVYAAGDVARWHNPLFGEEMRVEHWTNASDQGVVAAQNLLAGPGGGDPYAPVPYFWSDQYDTKIQLVGHPRPGDEVRVVRGSVEERRFVALYGHRGRLSAALAFSSPRPLMAYRRLLSEGASWDDALAHADSSG
- a CDS encoding SUF system NifU family Fe-S cluster assembly protein, translating into MAGLEDLYREIILDHYRNPRNRGELPSPPARRVEGFNPLCGDEIVVYLDVDGRTIADVKVSGQGCSISQSSASMMSTVVKGRSIDEARAVIRAFKGLMSVHEARLDGEDSDGNGAAAFGDGTEPQVALGDLAALQGVVKFPVRIKCATLSWNALAQGLDDPSPA
- a CDS encoding SufS family cysteine desulfurase; the encoded protein is MDRVESVDGGLLRADFPVLDRPREGPRLVYLDSASSSQKPRAVLTTMDAYYESTYANVHRGLYSIAEESDRLFAEARTKVGRFIGAPAPDREVVFTKNATESLNLVAQAWGRHNLRAGDRVLLTEMEHHSNIVPWLILAEQLGLELRYLGVDDHGQLDLDDLERLADGVKLVGVTLMSNVLGTINPLDRIVEVARANGAIVVGDGSQYVPHVPTDVTELGCDFLAFTGHKMLGPTGIGVLWGREELLEATPPFLGGGSMIRDVRLDGFEPNSLPWKFEAGTPPIAEAIGLGAAVDYLQALGMEAVRAHEIELTAYALDALSRRHGDALVIHGPRDPRRQGGLLSISYKDVHPHDLSQVLDQAGVCVRAGHHCAKPLMRRLGVSGTARASLYVYNDESDVDALVEALTQAEALFF
- the sufC gene encoding Fe-S cluster assembly ATPase SufC — protein: MAEPLFEIQDLHVAADGTEILKGVDLVIRPGEIHALMGPNGSGKSTLANALLGSPDLRVTAGRVVFKGEDVTAWPADVRGKAGMFLAFQYPEEIPGVPVAQFLRQALSARRGMDMSVLELRLSIMEWMKKLGMDPSFGDRYLNEGFSGGEKKRNEVLQMAIMEPEVAILDETDSGLDIDALRVVARGVQEVRAARPELGVLLITHYQRILSELQPDRVHILIDGRLVDSGGPELASRLEEEGYEAWRA